The window TAAGAACGCGGCTTAGAATTAACTTAGTTCTGCCAGAGAGCGGCGACGAAATCTCACCGCTTGGTTGCTACACTCATCCAGGACTGCAGATTGTTGCCCGTTTCTATAGctttatattttactggagctgttcagttcagttcagtccaGGGGGGGTgttgtgacacagtgggtttggctgggttctgctctccggtggatctgaggttcgaatcccacttggggtgccttgtgatggaccggcgtccccgtcctgggtgtgtcccctccccctccagccttgcgccctgcgttgccgggttaggcttcggtttgccgcgatcccgcttgggacgagcggtttcagacagtatgtgtgtattcagTCCAGTTCCGGCAGGACAACAGGTCCGTTTCCTTAGGTACTGTGCTCTCTGCTTTGTTGGCTCAGCCCGGTGCTGAGCAGCACTTGGACACCTTGGTCACACCAGCAGGCTGACTCAGCACTGGCAGAGAGCCTCTCCAGTTTTCTTGCTCCATCACCGTTAGCGAAGCAGccggaggtttgaatcccacctccggctgtagtacccttgagcaaggtacttaccctaaactgctccaatgaaattacccagctgtacaaacgggtaaataaaTTAAGTAGCACGACATTGTACGTCACttagaagaaaaacatcagctaaatgaataaatgtgaatggtCCAGCATCGCGTTGAAGCGCTGCACTATGGGGCTGATTTCCAAGAGCTCCGCATCAGGTGAGTTGCGCTGTTACCGGAAAAGCTTGCGGACTATTTATACGGACCTTGCGTTTCCCTTCGGAGAGGAAGTCTCGCCGTGGCTCGGGATGTGACGGAGATCTATGGGTTCAGAAGAGGTTAATGACGTTGGTTCGACCGCTGGCTGGTCCATGTGTGGTCCCTCGTTCCCCTCCTCCCACATCCGCACCGGTGTTGCCGTCCTTCAGTCTCCGTACTCCTTTGCTTTTTCCCCTCCTGCTGACTCTCCCCAGCCCTCACCTCCATCTCAAACCTCACCTTTCATCAGCCTGCCCAACCCGCACTGTATCTTACGCTCCACGTATTCCCCCTGCGCTCCCCACCCCCTTCTTCTACAGTCCCTTGCATAGAGCCCAGTAATGGATGCAAATAAACTCACTCCTCCTTGTGCCCCTTTCCCCGCTCTCCAGTTCCTCCGCCAATTTCCTGTGATTAAATATCCTTCTGTTCCAACACCCGCCTCCCCTGCCCCCTCGCCTGTTATCCGTGCCACATCGTACCGTCAAACATCGCTGCCCTCGCCGTTGAACGGGAGCGTCACACCCATAACGTGCATGTGGATTAACAATacagtggggcagctggtaatgtaatggttagagctgcagccttaggacccaagggttgcaggtttgaatctcacttgcTGCtatcgtacccttgagcaaagtacataccttaagttgctccagAAGAATTACCCAGGTATTTCGATGGGAAAATAACcacaagtagcttaacattgtttgttgctttgggaGAAAAGATGGGTGAATGTGAATCCAACCGCAGCTTGACcttctttcatttagctgatgcttttctccaaagtgacttatagtgttaaggttacaattatttacccatttatacagctgggtaattttactggagcagtacagggtaagtaccttacttaagggtactacagtcagaggtggggatcaaacctgtgaacTTCACCTGCGAAGGCAATAGCCccaaccactatactaccaggtgtctttttcttcctcttcttcctcctccatctATCTCTCTTCTTTTTTGGGGTCAGATCTCACGACTGCTACACGCTGATAAGTCAAACAAAAAGAGTAAATTGTGTTTCCCCCGAGCAAAGACTGAGACTTGAAGCTGCCTGTTGATTCTGCGTGGTGCCGCATCGTGGAGCGCTCGCGTGCGTTTCATCTCATCACCAGTAGGAGTGCTCTCGAGTCATCCTTTACGGCACCTGCTCTCGCTGCATCCTCACATCACGGGCACCCTGGTTGCCAACCGTATGCCAGCGTTATATATCTGCCAAAACGTTTATACATCCTCCGTGGTCGTGCTATCCTGCTTTCTTCTCTTGGCAGAGTTAGGCGTGTTTGCCGTCACTGTGCCGCACGCTTGTGTGCCGTGGCCCCTATTACGCTGCCCGCTTGCAAGCTGCTCACCATAATGATGCGGCGCTTTGTTATGCAGGCCAGGAGGAGAAACAGCTCTTAAAACTGCAGGGAGGACCCTGCGAGCAGCCGGCTTGTTGCTCTTTAGAGGCTTATTAGCGATGAATTTGGACTGAAAGGTGTGGTGCGTCGCGGTGCACTTGGATCATAATGTCTGGTTAGCGGAGAACCCCGCTTGGCTTGTCCTTATCGATAGAGGGGGTTTGATGCAAGTAAGGGCAGTATGACCGTGCTGACTGCTGTGGACAGGGGCAACAAACAAACCCACAAGACCGCTCCCTAGGAGCACGATGCGCTGCGGCTCACTCTCCGGTTCGGAAATTGTGGGTATAGTCGGAAGCGCACGGGGGTTGAAAGGGTACGCTTTTCCTGCCTCCCCCCAGGTAGTGGGGTGAGTGCCGATAGGCCCCCCGATTGAGGTGATGTCTGTCATTCCCACGGGGCCCAACAAGAGGAACATGTGTGGGTCAAAGCCTTAATAGGAAAACCAAAGCACAGCTTGTGCCGGAGCGACGAAATCCCTGCTGTGTGGAATGGAAATAGAGAGAGTGAAGGAGTGGAAGACATGGGGGGAGATCAATAGTTTCATAAGTCACACGAATGGGAAGGGAAACGGTGAATGCCCTGTGTACTAGTAACTAGTAGTAAGATTTATTAACTCACGCTTTGCCAATGGAACTTGGAAGCTGAAGCATttagcagggtcattttttatgctcttcagggtatgtaccttgttcaagggtactgcagcgggagtggggggtttgaacctggatcctgcAACTGGAACGTGACGTCTGTAACCATCCCGCTTGCTATAAGCCTCAGGCCGCTCTTCAGATGTCTCCTGTCCATCTTCGTGAAGAGCTGTGGCTCGCCGCCTCGGTCCGCCAATGGGTCAATTGTCCACTAAAGACTTTGGAAGCAGACCGGGCTGAGAAATTGCTGGTTGTCCCGTGCACTGAAATCATTTTAGCGAGGAGACACCGCACGTGTGAATGCGTGTAGACGTGCGGACCCTCCGAGGTCGGGGCTCGTAGGGAAACGGTATTGGGTGAAGGTCTCGCATCTTCACCGTGAGCCTCACGCGCCGTGGTTCAGGATCCCACCCCGGGATCCCACCGGTGTCGGCCGTGAGCTTCGTCGAGATCGTCTCCGGCTGCCCGCCATTCCGACACGCGCGAAACCGTCCCCAGCGGACACGACATCCGGCGACTGGCGAGAGCGCATTCCCTGCTCAGCTGCCCTCGGCACGCGGATGGGGGCAGCGGCGCTGAACCCCAGCCCAACAACAAAACTGCCCCACGAAAACCACGGTAGGAGTTTACTGTTCCCAGACACGGTGAAACTTAATTATCTCCGCTGGGAGGcatgtgttgagagaaagaaGAGGTTTTGATGACAGAAAGAAACATACATGTATTCGTGTAAATGAGATCTTTGATAAAAGCCGCAAGCGTAAGCGATGCCCCCCGACGGATTCCGGGAATCATGTTTACGGCCGTCGATTGTTTCCGGAAGATTTAACACGGGACGCTCAGCTCCGGACGGGTCGGAGAGGCAGACGCGCGGCTCGGTGAATGTCTGGGAAAGCGTCGCCAGGGTCGTCTCCACGagaagaaaagacagaaaaggcTGCGGATATTAATGACCTCACTTTGTTGTCTGGCTCTGCGTCTCATGTTTAATTCACAGGCCTCGCAGCGCCGGGTTTTAATACGCCCGCCTCTGCTGGCACTTCCTGCTGGTTTGGGCAGGCGGGACGCGGGGCCCGTCGGGGGGCCGGGGTGGGAATTAAGGAAGGATGGCACTGCAGACCCCATACCTCCATGTCTATTGTTCCAGGCCAAACAACATATTGCGGATAATCACGGCGCCTGCAGACAGCAGAATGttggaaaacaaaatgtgtgtgtggggggggggcataatGTGTCCGGGGGTCTGGGGAGCCCGACGCTGTGGAAGCGCAAATGTTTTTGTCGGGAGGTTGAAGGACCGTGGGCTTTGTATCCTGGACGGCTCTCTGTTCGTTCGACCCCCGATAAGCTGGATTCAATCTGTGCTTTACGGTTAAGGCACTTTTGCGTTTTTGACGTTGGTGTCGGAGATCTCGTATCAGAGTGCGGGCGGTTGGAATACGGAAAGATGACGGGCAAACCCAGAGCAAATATGGAAGTTGAAACGCTCAGTGCCCTGTGTTCCAACAACATTCGTGTAGTGCTTCTTGCCACCGGGAAGCATCTTGTCCGCGTGCGGTCCATTCGGATGTTACTGCGGATTCAGGTCCACAGGTGAGGTcataatgagattttttttcttttcaattaaaaatttctGACACTTCcgcaagtttttatttctttatttcttttttgagaaAACCACCAAGAAGCGCTGCTTTTTGCAGACTGCTGGGAGCAGTGTTCGGTCGGCTCCGCGCGGGGCCGAGTCACAGCACTTGGCTGAGGGTACGGAGGTGCGCGTGGAGCAGGCATCGTGTAAACAGCCGTCGGAGTGTGCACGAAAGTGTTAGACGCTCCGGAAATTTCCCAGGAAACAGTTTGAGCTCGGTTTGATGTTTGTCAGCCAGTGACGGTGTGCTCCTCCCGAAAATCATGCCCTCCCCATTGATTGGGAGGAAGCTcttctgcccccctccccacctctcCACCTCCTCTTTGTCCCCTTCCTCCCCATCTGTGTCTCTGTTTATCTGCATCCATCCCTCACCGATTCAAAGCAAACAGTTTCTGCTGTCATGGCAACACAAAGCAGCgcacggggtgggggggtgggggggacaatGGATGCAACACCTGAGTCGCAGAAGCGCCGAGTCAGTGGATGAGCGTGTCTGTGCGCACACACCAGTCATCCGCGCCGCGCAGCGAGGAGTGGAATCTGTCAGAGCCTCCGCAGCGCTCGAGGTTGGAATGTATTCATGAACGGAGCCGCTGCGGAAGGGAAAGGTTACGATGACTCTCATACATTGCGatgactctctctctcgctttctcacacacacacacgttgacgaAGAAGAAAGGATTCCTTCGCGGCTTCATGGGCCTACACGGGTGCGATGAATCGGCGGCATTTCTTTTTCACCGGGATTCTGCCCTAACATTAATTTACTCTGTTCTCACTCTGCTCCCTGATCTTTTCAGACAAGCGGACGCGCTGTTTAACCTGCAGATGAacaggtgcttttttttccgCAACAGCCCCATAATCAGCAGCTTCCCCCAGCGAATGCTAATGCGCGCCACCCAATTTCCGCTCTGCCTACGTGCTCACCTGGGCGCGAGCGGCTCTCGGCTGAGCGCCGACACATAATGCACGGAGACGTGTGCGCATTAGTGCCACTTAATCGTGTTGATATCCAGGTGCCgggtgcggggggtggggggtatcGCCGGAAGAGAATTAATTAATGTAGCCGTCGCACTGTCTCAGCTGCCGTCATCCTCAGAGCATTTTTCTGGCATGTGGAGGATCCTCGGCCGCAGAGCGGAGCGCTCGTCCCGTCGGCCTTCCTCCATTGTTAGAAGCGGCCCGCTGCCTTCGGTCCCGTGACGTGACGCATCGGCCATTGTGTGATGGCCACGAGTCTTTCCGCCACGAATAACGTGCAGCTGTATTTTCGGAAGTCGACGCTTGAGGTCATCACCAGTTCCTAGAGCAGCTTCGGACGGATCTGCTGCGCGATCAGAAAAACATCCTGTTCCGTTAATTCAACCGGGCGTCGCGGCACAACGGGATCATACATGAATAATCTAATCAAGCCTAACCTCTGTGTCTTACTTGGATATTATACTCCTTATTTCAGATACTGGGTTGCTTTAGACTGACCCACTCTAGACCCAGTCTGGGAAGcgagctggtagagtagtggttcatgctgctgcctttggactgaaaggttgcaggtttaatccctacttctggctgtagtacctctgagtaaggtatttaccctaaattgctccagtaaaaagttacccacccatataaatggctgaataactgtaagtagctggacattgaaagttgctttggagaaaagtgtcatctaaacaAAGTAatgtggcacagccagtagtgctgttgtctcacagtgcctggacggtgcgagaggacgtgggttcgatccctgctcagactgtatggagtttgcgtgttctccccatgtctgcatgggtttcctctgggtgctctggtttcctcccacactccaaagacatgctgttcaggttcacccatagtgtgtgagtgatagagagagagagagagagagagtgtgtgtgtgtgttccactgatgtatggatgagtgacctattgtaagtagtgtatctagcagtgtaagttaccatggtgattaaggtgtgtgggctggtaacactgcgtagagttcactggaagtcgctttagagagaagtgtctgattgaataaataaatgtaatgagccaaagatatgtatatattatttgaATTAAAATCTGATTAACTTTATCTGTAAGAAAAGTTGAGGAAACCCGAACGCGGCTGTATTTACTGACTAATTAAGATGCTTTCCCCTATAATCACAGTACAGAAAGTATACCTTATTCAGCAGAGGATACAACACTTGATATTCATGGGGGATAACTGAGAATTTGCCCAAATGGAGTGCGCAATAGAATAGTACCAGTGAAGCACGCTATCGAGTCAGTCTGTGGTTTTTGTAGACGGAATGACAGACAAGGCCCTAATGTGGCGATAAAAAAAGCGAAATATTCTGTTGAGTCTGATAGTTTCGTCTCCCTCGGGTTACATGGAACAGCGACGCAACAGCAGAATTAAGTAGAAGACGTAGACAGAGCCCTTATTTACATACCGTACTGTAATTGTCACAGGTCTCCTGCTATTTAGGGAGCGGATTTATTTCAGCCATTGTTTGACTTAATGTGCTTCATTTCATCAGTTCAAATACTGCCAAAGGCCCAATGAGCGTGGGTGGACTGATCCACGGCCTTATGGCTGAAGCagagctgattcttttctccatgtGATGTTTCCTCTGTCCTCCCCATCTTGTCTACAGGTGTTCTAGCAATCCTGGCTGTGCCAGCCAGACTGGGAACCTGTGCGCAAGAGCCGCTGCCCAGCCCCGGGCCTTCGGATCCTGCAGAGAGTCCCGCCTTCCCCATGGAACCCCCAGCCTGGCCGAGGAAATCCAGCCAAGGGGGGATCGGCGAGAGAGGCCCCCTCGTAGGTGGCGTCCAGCCCACAACAGCTTTCCGCTCCCTGGGAGCGACACCACCTGTCAGCGCTAATGCTCTGGGGGAGGCGCCGTCTCCGTCTGCAAGGGGCGCCCCTACGCCCGGCCCGCGAACCCAAGGAGAGGGGATCTCGGGGTACATGCATGCTGGCCATGCAGCGGTGACAAAGGACGCGAAACTGTCGCCACCCTCTTCCCCTTCCGCTTCCGGAGGCCCCGCCCACACGACGCCCCAGCTAGCCTTGCCGAGCGCCATCGCCCTGCGCGATGCGGACCCCTCCCCCTGGCCGGACGAGGCCCAGAGACCCGCATCCTCGCTGTCCCCTCGAAACCTCCAGGAAATGCCTCCCTTGGCCTTTGCAGCGCCTTCCCCTGCGTTCGCCGTCCCTGGAAACACTGCGACGGGAAATGACGTCACGACGCGCGGCGCTACAGATGTGTCTCCCAGCGATGGCACAGACTCTGCTGGTTCACCGGGCAACGGcacccatcccccaccccacccgggCAACGACACCGATGGGTCGTCCAGCCCCAACGGCACCGAACCCCGCTCCCGAGGGGACGAACCCCTGCCGTGGGGTGGTTCcggcaccaccgcgcccccctccgtCGCCACCGGCAATTTCTTCAACAGACTGGTCCCGGCCACCATGCCCGGGCCCCGGGGGCCAGGAAACCCCACGGGTCCGGACCACAGCGCGGCGCAGGCCCAGACCACAGTGTGCCTGGGCATGGTGGACTTGGTGTGGGTCGTGCTGGCCATCAGCGTGCCCGTCTCCTCCTGCTGTAAGTAAACCACCGTCAAACTGCACTGGAAATGCACTTATGCTCAATTGCCTCGGTAAATATCCGCCTTTATAGGCGCTTCACTTGAACCACGGAAAGATGTAGGAGCCACTCGAGCGTCTAATAATATAATAGAGACAAGGTCTCTTCTTAGAGCAGAATATGGAAGTCACGGGTCTGAAGAAATGTCCGCTTTCATTACTTTAGAACCATCTAATGTGTTTTAGACCTGTGTTTGGAACCACCTTTAATTGTCTTTTTGCACAAGACAGGGTGATTTATCTCCTCGGAGGAGCAAGGAGAATGTTAAGGCCCTCTAACCCGCTTGCTCAGTTTAGCCACAGCAGCACCGCACGTGGCATTAAATTTAGGAGGCCGTTAGAGCTGAGTTTCACCCACTGGTCTGAGTGTCCCGGTCTGGGAGACAAACCCGCTCTCCGTCCCCTGTTCGACCCTGCCGGTCTCTTCCCGATCCTCCCTTCATCCCTCCCCCGTCCACAGCCGTGCTCCTGACCGTGTTCTGCATGAGGTGCAAGAAGAGGGCCTCCAGCCAGGAGAACAACCTGAGCTACTGGAACGACACCATCACCATGGACTACTTCAACAGGCATGCCGTGGAGCTGCCGCGGGAGGTCCAGCCCCTGGAGACCACCCAGGTAAGTGCGCACAAGACATATGGACCGGGACCACGGGACAGCTGCCCTTGTGGTCGAACCAGGGCTGTCGCCGGTGGGGTGAACGGTGCAGATGATTCCAGGGGAATGCCTAAATCTAGAGAGGGCCTACAGAAATTCCTGtagtaattaatttattttacctaaaaaggggtgggagggggaggcagagcgttttttttttttttttttttaggaggcCCAGAATTCCTAGCTATGCCTCCATGTCCGGTTAGGGAGCATTTCTGTCCCTGACCTGTGACTGGCAACTTTGGGAAAGAAGTCCAGCAAGGAAAATTAAAGAGCGGTGAACCTTCAACAGTTTCAGACATGCAGTTTGAGGATGGCTGGGGCTGCGGCGATCAAGCCCTCCTGTATCTTCTGCACCCTGTTGTTAtaggtggtacagtggcacagcgagtggcactgctgtctcacagttcctgggtggtgtgataggatgtgggttcaatccccactcagtctctgtggagtttgtgtgttctctcagtgtctgggtgctctggtttcctcccacaattcaaagacatgctgttcaggtttgcccattgtctgtgtgtgtgtgtgtgtgtgtgtgtgtgtgtgtgtgtgtgtgtgtgtgtgttccactgatgtatggatgactgacccagtgtaagtagtgtatgtagcactgtaagtcactgcggtgaataaggtgtgtgggctcataacactacatagagttcattggaagttgctttggagaaaagcattagctaaataaatacatgtaataacCAGCTGCCCCCAAGAAAAGTGTTCCCTCCAGTTATTTGAGCACTCATCTGCCAGCAGTTAGATTTCATATGGATTCTGGCCGCTTGTGACACGTGCTGCTGAAACAACCTCAGCACAATGTTTCTTTTCCAGCAAACACAGCCTTCATAGCTGTTTGTCTGACCAACAAGCCAAATGGCACACTGATTGACTACCTGCGCTTGCCGGAACCTTCCGTTCAAAAAAGGGAGATCTGCAATAGCCTGTATTTCCCCCTGCTGGTCAGATGTTGCTACTGCAATTCAGACCTGGGAGCCTCTGTTACATGACAGTACAGTACTTACTTGCTTCTTCACTTTACCACATCACACTCTACTATAGCATGTTGGCcccttacatttagctgacacttttctccaaagcaactgacaccattaagctacctgcaattatttacccatttatacaggtggataatttCACAGGAACAGTTTAAGGTCAGtgcattgctcaaaggtactacagtagcaagggggatttgaacctgcaaccttctgctCAAAAGGCAGTAGTGCCAACCAGTACGCTACCGGTTGCCCCGGCT of the Scleropages formosus chromosome 7, fSclFor1.1, whole genome shotgun sequence genome contains:
- the LOC108937784 gene encoding transmembrane protein 108-like, translated to MKRSPRVLCCQLLSVLAILAVPARLGTCAQEPLPSPGPSDPAESPAFPMEPPAWPRKSSQGGIGERGPLVGGVQPTTAFRSLGATPPVSANALGEAPSPSARGAPTPGPRTQGEGISGYMHAGHAAVTKDAKLSPPSSPSASGGPAHTTPQLALPSAIALRDADPSPWPDEAQRPASSLSPRNLQEMPPLAFAAPSPAFAVPGNTATGNDVTTRGATDVSPSDGTDSAGSPGNGTHPPPHPGNDTDGSSSPNGTEPRSRGDEPLPWGGSGTTAPPSVATGNFFNRLVPATMPGPRGPGNPTGPDHSAAQAQTTVCLGMVDLVWVVLAISVPVSSCSVLLTVFCMRCKKRASSQENNLSYWNDTITMDYFNRHAVELPREVQPLETTQEQGASLPPNGDYTDNGMVLINPFCQETLFVTRAKAPKE